In Candidatus Manganitrophus morganii, the genomic window GAGCGCTTGACGACGTCGGTCAAACCGATGCCGAATCGGACCAGTTTCCAATCGTCCTCCGGTTTGAGCGGATGCGGAAGAAGGCCGCTCTCGTGGAGCATCGGCCAGAAGAGGTTCGTTGAGCGGGCGTAGTAGTGTCCAACCTGAGCGGAGGTGGTTCCCGGGTTGATCCCGACGAAGACGATCGAGAGCTCGGCCTCCAGGATGTCGGGGAGCGGCGTCATCGTCTTGGTCTCCTCACTCCGACTGGCCGGGCCGGAGCGGCTCGTGGCAGACCTCGCAGTGAAAGGCGTCGGGATCGTTCTGATGGCGGCATTCCGGACAGGCCAAATAGCGGCCCTTCGAGGAGGGGAATTCGGTTAAACACTTGTCGCACCAGGGCATGGCCGGATCGTTCTCATGGCCGCACTTTTGACATTTCATGACCGACCTCAACTTAAAATAAAATGGGCCGACCTGATTGTATCAGATCAGCCCATCGATGTGAATGGCGAATGCCGTAGAGACTATTTCGTTGTAACGAGGGTGTCTTTAAAACCGACATTCCGGATTTCGAATCCGTTCTTTAATTCGGTAATGGGGAGCATCTTAATCGCGTGATGCTTCGCCAAATCATCGCAAACACCGACGCAAATCTCGCATCCTTTGCATCGGTCTACCGCGACGTAAGCCGTTGCCCGGACCGAATCGTATAAAATCGTATTGGACTCCGGACAAAACTGGGTGCAAAGCCGGCATTTCGTTGCACCACAAATGTCTACATCAATATCCGCGACTGAATACATCCATCATCCTCCAAACGTTGATTAATTCACACCCGCTTTTTGCAGCTTGTCCGAGGCGGTGACCCGATCTTTCTGCCACTGATTCCATCCCTGCTCGATCGCGTACTCATGGGCCGCCTGTACCACCGCGAAATTCTTCGCCACCAGTTCCGCTTTTTTGGCGAACTTCTTTTCGATCACATTGTCCAGCGAGGCGGTTCCCCCCGAAACGACAAATCCTTTTCCGAGAAAACGCTCTTTCACCGACTGCTCCAGCGATTTCAAATCGGGCATCTGGATAATTCCGGCGATGGCGCCGCACATGGCCATGTTGGTCGCCAGGTCGGTCCCGCCGACTTCGTTGGCAATCTTCGTCGCGGGGATGTAGCAAATCTTCGCGTTGTTTTCCTCCAGCTCCCGGACCTGATCCGCAATCATCGGAACGGGAACATCGCTGTTGATCAACACGACTCCATCTTTCTTCAGACCCCAATAGAACGGCATCGTATATGATTTGCCGTGGGTAATCACCTGAGGATGGAAAATCATGATGATGTTGGGATAAATGATCTCCCCGATTTCATAAATTTTCCCCGACGCGATTCGGACGTAGCTTTCGACCGGCGCCATCCGTTTCTCGGATCCGAAGAAGGGAACCAGCGTGCTCTCCCCTTTTCCGATGATCACCCCGTTGCTTAAGATATGAGAGGCGGTTACCACCCCCTGACCTCCGATGCCAGCCATTCGGATGTTAAATCGCTTTACTCCCGTATCGATTGCCGCCATGCTCAACCTCCTCTTATCGTCTGCTCGCCGTTGTCCTATTTTGTCTGGGGCGCTTTCAGTTTCCGGCGATCCGCCTCTGACTTTTCCCAATAGGCTTTGGCGTCGTCGGTCATGTATTCCATAAAGCCATACCGATCTTTTTCGACTTCCCGGGCGTCATCCATCACCTTCGGCGTCGGAATCGCATATTCGATGTTGCAGGAGGTATAGGCCTGGATGTAGGTCGGGCCGACCTCACGCGCAATCAAAACCGCTTTCCGGACGGTGTTCGCCACGCGGGTCGGATTGGTCGGGGCGATTCGGGCGATGTAGGACACGCCGGAGGTCTTCGCAAGACCGATCATATCCATCTTTTCAAATTTTTTCCCGTTCGGGGCCATCTTCAAAACCATCCCCTTTTGGGTCATCCCGCTCTCCTGTCCTCCGGTATTTCCGTAGACTTCGTTATCGAGCATGATGGTGGTGAATTTCTCTTTCCGGAACCAGGAGTGCATCACCGCCGAGAAACCGATGTCGGCCAATCCGCCGTCTCCCGCCATCACGATCACATCCTTCGGCTTGTCTTTGAAGCGAACCGAGAGACCGCGCTTCAATCCGCTGGCGACCGCATTGGTATCTCCGTAGTTTCCGTAGACGAATGGAATCGCCGCCTGGCTCAATGCCAACCGCCCGCAGCCGGCCGTTCCGATGATGACGGAATTTTCTACGCTCGGCAACGCAAGAAGGGTCACCCGGATGAAGAGGGTCATCGCACAGCCGGCGCACATCGGATGCTCTTCAAGGATTTCCTTAAAAGAGCCGAGCTCCGAGACTTTTCTCTCTTTCGTAAAAGGACCGTTCTCGACGAGATCCTGATATTCCTTCGGTAAAAACTTCTGGAACCCTGGGGAGACGCGAATGGTATCTAAAGACATGAGAGAACCTCCTATTTACCGTCTGTTTGGCGTACCCGTAATATATTCCAAGATCAACTCCGTCGGCATCGACATTCCACCGAACACCCGCGGCCCAGAAATCACCCGCTCGCTTCCTCGAATAGTCGATTTGACCTCTTTGGCGAGCCAGCCGACATAGTTGAACTCGGGAACAAGAATCTTTTCGGCATGATCGAGCGCCGCCCTGACCTCATCGGCCGGGAAAGGACGGATGGACCGAATCTTCACCAAACCGACTTCAATCCCCTGCTCGGCCGCCTGCCGGACCGCTTCGCGGGACTGGGAAACGGCGGCGCCTGAGGCGACAATCATGATCTTCGCTTTCGGATTGACCACCTCGATCAACCCTCCCAGCCATCGATCGATCCACTTCCGGGAACGCTCCTGCGCCGCCCAGATCTCCTGCTGCCAGGAAGCATGCATCTGATAGGAGATAAAATTCGATTTTTGAATCGGCGCGTCACGCGAAATGCGGATCGGCGGATTTTCGTTATCCATCATCGGCACCGCTTCATGATAACAATCCCGAGGGGGAAGCTTGATATCTGCCGCTGGAAGCGACACCCAGCCGCGCGCATGCGTGACGAAGAAACCATCCACCGCCACCGCGACGGGAAGGGTGACCTCCGGCTTCTCGCCGATCATAAACGCCGCAAGCGCATAATCATAAAAATCCTGCTGGTTCTCGGCATGGAAGAGAAGGCAGCCGGTATTGAGCATGTAGGAGAGCTCGACATTGTCAGGCTGAATCGCCAGCGGGGCATTGATCACCCGGCACATGATCAGAAGAACGGCCGGGAGACGTCCGCCCGGCCAGGAGGAGATCACCTCAAGACCTCTCATCAGGCCCGGTCCGGCGGTTGCGGAAAGGCAACGCACTCCGGAGCGGGACGCGCCGGCGATCGCCGACATCACGCCATACTCTTCCTCGCCGCGATAATAATCTTTGACATACCCCTCGGCATAGAGATAACCGACCTGCTGCATCGTTTCGCTCTGAGGGGTGATCGGATAGGAGATCGCCACGTCGACGTTCGCGCGCCGGATCGCCTCTTTCGCCGCCTCGCTCCCTGTGATAAACGTTTTCTCGCGGGGAGCTTGCAAAAACAGATAATCGGGATCGACGATTCTCTGCGCCGCCGCTCCCTTCTTCGCCTCTTTCGAGGGGGCCGGGGCCGCCGTGATGACGTCTCCCTGCGGGTTTGTTTTAACCTCTTCTCCGAGTCCTTCGCTCATTATTCGGTGACCTCCTTATTGAGGGCTCCCCAAAAAATCTCTTGGGGGTCAATATCAAAATAAAAATTCAACCAGCGGGTTATTCTTCGTTCTCGTCCAACCCTTTTTCCAAATCGTGCGCGAAACCAGCCTCGACCATCTCCTCTTCAGGCTTCACCGCCTCGACCCCGGTCAGCCCCGCAATTTGGGCCCATCCGGAGGGGATGATTCCCTGGCCCTCGTACAGCGGTTTGATCCCGTTCTTCTTCACCCGTTTCAGCGTCTCGGCAAACTTCTTCAGCTTTTCAGCCGTGAACTGGGGGACGGAGGCCATGGCATCTTCATGGCCCGCTTCGGCGCAGAGGGCGATGGTGTAGCAATTCGTTCCCGCACGGATCATCTTGAGGGTGATATTTGCGAAATGGCAGTGAACACCGATGAAAACGCATGCTTCGATTTTATTATGCCAGATGGTGAGATTGGGATGGCATGGATTGATCACCGCTTCCGGATCGATCTTCGGATAGATCGGACGATAATCGGGCATAGGGATAATGCGAACGCCGGGGATTTCCCGCGCCACTTCAAAAAAAGGAGCTGATTTCTCGATGGTATGTTCATTCCATCCCCACAACATGAGCGGTCCGGGGAAGAGCGTCGGGTTTTTCCGCGTCAGCATGGCAATCGCCGCGGCCTCCATCGCCTTTTCTTCAGGAACGATCCTTCCTTCGACCAAACCCTCTCCATCTTCCGGAAGATGAATTCCCATGATCGCAGCGGCAGGGGGGAGAAGCCCCTCCGGACCAGGAAGAACACGATAGGCTGGCTCTTGCGTCTGCTTCATTACAACTCCTTATTTTCTCAGGTGAATGATCGAAGGGTTCGATCACTGATTTAATGAGTGGGATACCTTTAAAATATTTTTCATAATATAACAGCGGAAGAACGCTTGTCAAATCAAAAATCGCAGCCAAAACACCTTTTTCCACCCAGAATCAAAGGCCTGTCCCGGGAGAGAAAAACCCTATTTTTTGGCCAGACGCTTCCGGTCCAGTTCGCTTAGGTATTTCTTCCGCAACCGGATTGTCTGAGGGGTAATTTCCAGGAGTTCATCATCCGCCAGGAAGGCAATCGCCTCTTCTAAACTCATTTTTCTCGGCTGAGTCAATACGAGGGCATCCTCTGCGGTGGAAGAGCGGAAATTGGTAAGATGTTTCTTTTTAGAGGCATTCACAATCAGGTCGTTCGCCCGGGAATGCTCGCCGATGACCATTCCCTCATAAATTTTCTCTCCGGGAGAGACGAAAAGAACGCCTCGTTCTTGAATATGATGGAGCGAAAAAAGGATCGCCTCGCCGGTTTCCATCGAAATCAGCGCCCCCTTTGTTCGAGAGGAGATCTCGCCCTTGTGCGGTTGGAAAGAGGAAAAGGTGTAGTTCATGATTCCCGTGCCGCGGGTGGCGGTTAAAAATTCGGATCGATAACCGATCAATCCCCTGGACGGGACCTCGAATTCGAGACGAACGTGCCCGCCGAGCGTGTTCCCCATATTGACCATCTCTCCCCGCCGTCGGCCGAGCCCCTCCATCACCGTCCCAATATAGGCCTCTTCGATATCGAGCATCAGGCGCTCGATCGGCTCATAGGTTTTCCCGTCGATCTCTTTTAAAATGACGGTCGGCCTCGAAACGGCAAACTCATATCCCTCCCGTCGCATCGTCTCAATGAGAATCGAAAGATGGAGTTCTCCCCGCCCCGACACCTTGAAAACATCGGTGTTCCCGGTGTCTTCGATTCGGAGCGCGACGTTGGACCGGAGCTCTCGATAAAGACGCTCCCGAAGGTTGCGGCTCGTGACGAACTTCCCCTCTTTCCCGGCGAACGGAGAGGTGTTCACCATAAAATTCATCGAAATGGTCGGCTCGCCGATGGAGATCGTCGGCAGCGCCTCCGGCGCATTCGGATCGGCCAGGGTGGCGCCGATCTGCGCCTCTTCAAAGCCGGCCACGCCGATGATCTCACCCGCGGCCGCTTCGGCCAATTCCACCTTTTTCAGCCCCTCATATCCGATAATTCGCGTGACCTTTCCCTTAATATTCGCTCCCTCTCCCTGAACGAGGGCCAGGGTCTCTCCGACGCGAATTTTCCCGCGAAAGATCCGCCCCAACGCGATCCGGCCGACAAAATTATCATAATCAAGAGAGGTCACCAGCATCTGTAGCGACGCCGCCTCATCTCCGGCAGGAGGACCGACCCTTGAAATGATCGTGTCAAAGAGGGGCGAGAGATCGGTGGAGGAATCTTCCAGGTTCAGCTTGGCGAAGCCCGCTTTGGCCGAGGCGTAAACGATCGGAAAGTCGAGTTGATCGTCATTGGCTTCCAATTCGAGGAAAAGATCGACCACCTGATCGACCACTTCCTTGGGCCGGGCGTCGGCCCGGTCGATTTTGTTGATGACGACGATGGGGCGGAGGTTGAGCTCCAGCGCCTTTCTGAGAACAAACTTGGTCTGGGGCATCGCCCCCTCAAACGCGTCCACGAGAAGAAGAACCCCATTCACCATGTTGAGGGTCCGCTCCACCTCTCCCGAAAAGTCGGCATGGCCCGGGGTATCGACGATGTTGATCTTGAACTGCTTATAGTGAACCGACGTATTCTTGGCCAAAATCGTGATTCCGCGCTCCCGTTCCAGGTCGTTGGAGTCCATGACCCGCTCGACAACCCCTTCATGGGATTTAAAAGCCCCTCCCTGCCGGAGCATCTTATCCACCAAGGTCGTCTTTCCATGGTCGACGTGCGCGATAATCGCAATGTTTCGAATGTCTTCTCTCAACTTGTTCTGGATTTCGGCCTTCATGCTTCTGTCGGTTCCCTCTCAAAAAAAAACCCCAAAAAGCTTTGGGGTTTGTGTGGATATACGCGGACCCAAAAAAGTTACGTGGAACGGATTATAACACTCTACCGCCGGTTCGTCAATCGATATACTCCCGACGGTAGTGACTCATTTTGAAATTCCAAAGTCGTCATGCCCGCGGAAGCGGGCATTCAGAGGTTTTAAATCACTGGATTGCTGTCGCGAAGCGATCGGAGGCGCTGTGCACATCAAGTCGGTTCCAGGCGCTTTCCCGCCTGCGCGGGAATGACAATCCAGAAATTGATTCCAGACTCAGTCACTACCCTCCCGACAATATACTCCCGATTCCAGCGGACGGCCCTTACTTTGCCAAACGTTCGAGCGCTTCAAAATATTTCCGGCTCGTCTGCTCCACAACCGAGGCGGGGAGATGAGGCGGAGGGGGAGTGCCGCTCCAGTTGACCGAGAGGAGATAGTCGCGGACATACTGTTTGTCAAAGCTCGGCTGCCCCTTGCCGGGGGCGTAGGTGTCCATCGGCCAGAAACGGGAAGAGTCGGGGGTGAGAAGTTCGTCGATCAAAAGGGGGCGTTTCGTCTTCGGATCCAGGCCGAACTCCATCTTGGTATCGGCGATAATGATCCCCCGCTTTTCGGCGTGCGCCGCCGCCTTTTTGTAAATGTTCAGGCTCGCCGCGCGGACCTCTTCCGCGAGGGAGGCTCCGACCGTCGACTTCATCTCTTCGAAGGAGATGTTGATATCGTGGGTTCCCATCGGCGCCTTGGTCGAAGGGGTAAAGATCGGCTCCGGAAGACGGGCCGATTCGACCAGGCCCGCCGGCAACTTCTCGCCGCAAACGGTCCCTGTTTTTTGATATTCCTTCCAGCCGGAGCCGGAAAGATACCCTCGGACGATGCATTCGACCGGAAGCGGCTCGGCCTTCCGAACCAGCATGCTCCGCCCTTCCAGAACATCCCGATAAGGACGGCACTTTTCAGGAAAGCGGTCGAATTCCGCAGTGATTACATGGTTCGGCACCGAATCGCCCATTTTGGCGAAGAGGTCGAACCAATGCAGAGAGAGCTGTGTGAGGACATAACCTTTTCCGGGAATCCCCTCCGGCAGAACGACGTCGAAGGCGGAGATCCGATCGGAGGCGACGAAGAGAAACGCGTCTCCCAGATCGTAAATATCGCGCACCTTCCCCCGCGTCGGCGTCCCCAAGCCGGTCAGTTGACTCTCCAAGAGAATCTCTTTCGGTACCTTCATTTTCATCCCCATAACCTCCGCTCCCTCTTGTTTTAGAAATCGTTCCTTTTTATCCTACCCGCGACCCGATTGTCAATCAGCCGTTGATCAGTTTCACGACAGCTCTGTTTTTGAAGTAATCGATGATGTTCAGCGCGGCATATTTTTGCTC contains:
- a CDS encoding 2-oxoacid:acceptor oxidoreductase family protein, coding for MAAIDTGVKRFNIRMAGIGGQGVVTASHILSNGVIIGKGESTLVPFFGSEKRMAPVESYVRIASGKIYEIGEIIYPNIIMIFHPQVITHGKSYTMPFYWGLKKDGVVLINSDVPVPMIADQVRELEENNAKICYIPATKIANEVGGTDLATNMAMCGAIAGIIQMPDLKSLEQSVKERFLGKGFVVSGGTASLDNVIEKKFAKKAELVAKNFAVVQAAHEYAIEQGWNQWQKDRVTASDKLQKAGVN
- a CDS encoding thiamine pyrophosphate-dependent enzyme, which produces MSLDTIRVSPGFQKFLPKEYQDLVENGPFTKERKVSELGSFKEILEEHPMCAGCAMTLFIRVTLLALPSVENSVIIGTAGCGRLALSQAAIPFVYGNYGDTNAVASGLKRGLSVRFKDKPKDVIVMAGDGGLADIGFSAVMHSWFRKEKFTTIMLDNEVYGNTGGQESGMTQKGMVLKMAPNGKKFEKMDMIGLAKTSGVSYIARIAPTNPTRVANTVRKAVLIAREVGPTYIQAYTSCNIEYAIPTPKVMDDAREVEKDRYGFMEYMTDDAKAYWEKSEADRRKLKAPQTK
- a CDS encoding ferredoxin oxidoreductase, with amino-acid sequence MSEGLGEEVKTNPQGDVITAAPAPSKEAKKGAAAQRIVDPDYLFLQAPREKTFITGSEAAKEAIRRANVDVAISYPITPQSETMQQVGYLYAEGYVKDYYRGEEEYGVMSAIAGASRSGVRCLSATAGPGLMRGLEVISSWPGGRLPAVLLIMCRVINAPLAIQPDNVELSYMLNTGCLLFHAENQQDFYDYALAAFMIGEKPEVTLPVAVAVDGFFVTHARGWVSLPAADIKLPPRDCYHEAVPMMDNENPPIRISRDAPIQKSNFISYQMHASWQQEIWAAQERSRKWIDRWLGGLIEVVNPKAKIMIVASGAAVSQSREAVRQAAEQGIEVGLVKIRSIRPFPADEVRAALDHAEKILVPEFNYVGWLAKEVKSTIRGSERVISGPRVFGGMSMPTELILEYITGTPNRR
- the typA gene encoding translational GTPase TypA, producing MKAEIQNKLREDIRNIAIIAHVDHGKTTLVDKMLRQGGAFKSHEGVVERVMDSNDLERERGITILAKNTSVHYKQFKINIVDTPGHADFSGEVERTLNMVNGVLLLVDAFEGAMPQTKFVLRKALELNLRPIVVINKIDRADARPKEVVDQVVDLFLELEANDDQLDFPIVYASAKAGFAKLNLEDSSTDLSPLFDTIISRVGPPAGDEAASLQMLVTSLDYDNFVGRIALGRIFRGKIRVGETLALVQGEGANIKGKVTRIIGYEGLKKVELAEAAAGEIIGVAGFEEAQIGATLADPNAPEALPTISIGEPTISMNFMVNTSPFAGKEGKFVTSRNLRERLYRELRSNVALRIEDTGNTDVFKVSGRGELHLSILIETMRREGYEFAVSRPTVILKEIDGKTYEPIERLMLDIEEAYIGTVMEGLGRRRGEMVNMGNTLGGHVRLEFEVPSRGLIGYRSEFLTATRGTGIMNYTFSSFQPHKGEISSRTKGALISMETGEAILFSLHHIQERGVLFVSPGEKIYEGMVIGEHSRANDLIVNASKKKHLTNFRSSTAEDALVLTQPRKMSLEEAIAFLADDELLEITPQTIRLRKKYLSELDRKRLAKK
- a CDS encoding phosphoribosylaminoimidazolesuccinocarboxamide synthase — its product is MKMKVPKEILLESQLTGLGTPTRGKVRDIYDLGDAFLFVASDRISAFDVVLPEGIPGKGYVLTQLSLHWFDLFAKMGDSVPNHVITAEFDRFPEKCRPYRDVLEGRSMLVRKAEPLPVECIVRGYLSGSGWKEYQKTGTVCGEKLPAGLVESARLPEPIFTPSTKAPMGTHDINISFEEMKSTVGASLAEEVRAASLNIYKKAAAHAEKRGIIIADTKMEFGLDPKTKRPLLIDELLTPDSSRFWPMDTYAPGKGQPSFDKQYVRDYLLSVNWSGTPPPPHLPASVVEQTSRKYFEALERLAK